In the genome of SAR324 cluster bacterium, the window GAAGTGGCCATCGACACATAGGAATCCACATGCCCGATGACAGCGACAATCTGATTGTTTTCAGCCAGGTCTTTGGCGATCAATCGTCCCCGATTGACAGAATGTTCATCATCTTTTTCCAGCATCCGGATCTTTTTTTCCAGCACCCCGCCTTTGGCATTGATTTCCTCAACAGCCATCATGATTCCTTCTTTGAGAAGGACCCCCTGAAATTTCAAATCGGACCATGGACCAGCCATGCCAATCACAATTTCATCATCGCCACCCGAACCCCGATGCGGTTTTCCAAACCAGTCACAGGCGCTGGTCAGCCATAGAATCATCAAAAGAAATATGTGAAGTCGCCGCATAACATCCTTGTTTGGAAATAAGGTCAAAAAAGGTTAAAAAAGGTTAAAGGTTGAAGGTTAAAGGTTAAAGGTTGAAGGTTAAAGGTTAAAGGTCCCTTTTCCCTTTTCCCTTTAACCTTTAACCTTGTTCCCTTTTCCCTTGTTCCTTTAACCTTTTTAAACCATCTGTCGTTTAACCAGATCAGCGAATAAGCCTTCCTGATCCAGCAGTTCCTGATAGGTACCTCTTTGTGCGATCTTTCCGCCCTGAAACACATAAATCCGGTCTGCGTTCATGATCGTGCTGAGTCGGTGGGCGATGATCACACGGGTGATTTTGAGTTTTTCCAGATTTTGGGTGACGATGGACTGGGTTCGGTTATCCAACGCACTGGTTGCCTCATCAAAAAACAGAATCTTGGGTTTGTGTACCAGGCCTCTCGCAATCAATAACCGTTGTCGCTGTCCGCCGGAAAGCGTGGTTCCACCTTCACTCACAATGGTGTGAATTCCCATTGGCATTTGTTTGATATCCTCGTCAAAGCCAGCCATTCGGGCGGCTTCCAGCGCATCATCGAGCGAGGCCCCCGAAGCACCGACGATGTTGCTGTAAATATCACCGGCCATCAGTTTTCCATGTTGCAGCACAACCCCCAATTGCCGGCGGAGTGCCTGCATATCCAGTGTTGCCAGATCATGATTGTCATAATAAATCGATCCTGATTCCGGAAGTTCAAATCCGAGCATGAGTCGAAGCAAGGAAGATTTTCCGGATCCTGAAGGACCAACAAACGCCACAAACTCGCCGGGTTTGATCGTCAGCGAAATATCACGCAGAATAAACGTTCCGGTGGCATTGTAACGGAAAGAAATGTGATTGATCTCAATATCTCCCGTCAACTCTCCCGGATCCCCTTTATCCATATTGACCTCCGGCAGGGTTTCCAGAATCGGCCGGGACCGTTCATACATCGGCACAATACTGAGGATGGAAATGATCGCGCCCGCCATGGAAAGCACAGCCCCCTGAAAACTGCCGAACGCAGCGTTGAACGCCAGAAAATGCCCTGTGGACAAGGGATCTTGCCGTGCGGCAGAACTCAATACGGCAAAAATTGTCATTGAGGAAAGCATTGGAAAGGTTTCATTGAAAATTGAGAATCCATGGGTGATCAAACCAGATTGAAAAGCCAGTTTTTTCTGATGAACAAATTCACGGGACCATGCGGCAAACGCATAGTCTTCAGCCCCGGCAACCCGGATTTTGGAAACGCTGGAAATGAATTGCAGCAACATTCCTGTGATTTTTCCGCGCTGATTGAGTAAAAAACGTTGAAACCGAATCTGTAAAGCGCCCACGACAACGGTGACAACCACCATGATGCTGACCAGCAAACTGGCGATCCAGGCCAAGGTCGCGTCATAGTAAAACAGCAGGGTGAAGTTGAAAATTCCGAAAACTCCGCCGAGGATTGAAGAAAACACCGCTCCTGTCAGGGTTTGCTGAATGGCAATGATGCCATTGGTACGGTCGCTTAAATCGCCAACTGAATATTTCCGGAAAAAGGACGAGGGCAAATTGAGCAAACGATCCCACACTGCCGACTGAACGGTATTCCCCATTTTTGCTTCCAGACGCAACATGCTCATGGAACGTGTGAGCCCAAACAGAAACAGGGCAAAGCCGCTGGCAAGCAACGCCATGCTGAGCTGAAACAACTGGTTTGTCTGCGCTCCCGGAATCACACTGTCGAAAATCATTCCGGTGACAATGGGCAGAACCATGCCGAGCAACCCTCCGGCAAAGCCCATCATCAGGATCAGGAATAAATCCCGAAAAGAGCCATGCCGTCCAAATCTGAGAATTTTGAAAGCAGTCAGCAATTCCTCAGGAAACGGTCTGTAAAACATGAACGCGAAGGGTGATAATTGATCCGCAATTTTTTTAGTCACAAAAACACGTTTGGATTTGGTCGGGTCATACAGTTCATAGCCCAGTGCCAATGCCGGCAAGATGGCGACAGGCTGTTTCTGTTCGCCCCAATAACCCAGCAACGGACCATTGTCTTCCATCCACCATTTTCCTCTCAGCATGACGCGTCTTGTGCGAAATTTGGAGGCCTTGGCGACAATATCCAGCGGGTCACGCTTGAGCTGTTCATTTTTGGGAGTCTCAAAAGTGGATGCCACCTGAATTCCCT includes:
- a CDS encoding NHLP bacteriocin export ABC transporter permease/ATPase subunit, with the protein product MSNADYFMPIDASKPFLLNLYDGVFLIQSGQVDLFAVKIEQGKPVGARSYLFSLKEDNALFGLKSYQIADDYGLLVAGRPGTSLLRLQDFVIRQLAETEEASSRLVDWIEFWVDGLSRGIAEAIAPKASMKIEKNTEFSVYSDTILSSPAEVLWLKPREGAFEIMGYQDLPAITQGHLFPIAPSTWIKSLGECRAVAIDTRALVQQDLVWKSMDGFHEFMLTCIGYNLRKSIRFEAERLKKKSRADQVIVEKSLSNVISLINPDTARPFSEKHSQKDALVLCCKEIGKLQGIQVASTFETPKNEQLKRDPLDIVAKASKFRTRRVMLRGKWWMEDNGPLLGYWGEQKQPVAILPALALGYELYDPTKSKRVFVTKKIADQLSPFAFMFYRPFPEELLTAFKILRFGRHGSFRDLFLILMMGFAGGLLGMVLPIVTGMIFDSVIPGAQTNQLFQLSMALLASGFALFLFGLTRSMSMLRLEAKMGNTVQSAVWDRLLNLPSSFFRKYSVGDLSDRTNGIIAIQQTLTGAVFSSILGGVFGIFNFTLLFYYDATLAWIASLLVSIMVVVTVVVGALQIRFQRFLLNQRGKITGMLLQFISSVSKIRVAGAEDYAFAAWSREFVHQKKLAFQSGLITHGFSIFNETFPMLSSMTIFAVLSSAARQDPLSTGHFLAFNAAFGSFQGAVLSMAGAIISILSIVPMYERSRPILETLPEVNMDKGDPGELTGDIEINHISFRYNATGTFILRDISLTIKPGEFVAFVGPSGSGKSSLLRLMLGFELPESGSIYYDNHDLATLDMQALRRQLGVVLQHGKLMAGDIYSNIVGASGASLDDALEAARMAGFDEDIKQMPMGIHTIVSEGGTTLSGGQRQRLLIARGLVHKPKILFFDEATSALDNRTQSIVTQNLEKLKITRVIIAHRLSTIMNADRIYVFQGGKIAQRGTYQELLDQEGLFADLVKRQMV